From a region of the Armatimonadota bacterium genome:
- a CDS encoding TRC40/GET3/ArsA family transport-energizing ATPase, with product MLSPEPAGPAPLARFFQDFPQRRYIMFGGKGGLGKTTFSAATAYYLARRGHKVLVFSVDPQASLSDIFQQDIYGRGPVEIIPGLFAQEIDADRHIKEYQDQIRRKILEMYGFDRVPEEIEHYIAAASAEPAMEESAIFDQVVDIVVAGQYDYFIYDLVPLGHALYYLSMASVYDEWIERITRLRQEMQQYAEMAARFKGEQLQEDLILQELQDIRQRITTSSRILTDQARTAFFFVIIPEEMVLLDTQKAAQLFSRFQVPISGYIVNRVLPEALAKEQIPDYLQHRLQMQQGYLHKISDLFGGQVLAWIPEFERDVTGLEMIARMAEAMFGGDGGEPADR from the coding sequence ATGCTCTCTCCTGAACCCGCGGGCCCCGCCCCCCTGGCCCGCTTCTTCCAGGACTTCCCGCAGCGCCGCTACATCATGTTTGGGGGCAAGGGCGGTCTGGGGAAGACGACCTTCTCCGCGGCCACCGCCTACTACCTGGCCCGCCGCGGCCATAAGGTCCTGGTCTTTTCCGTCGACCCCCAGGCCTCCCTCTCTGACATCTTCCAGCAGGACATCTACGGCCGGGGCCCCGTGGAGATCATCCCCGGCCTCTTTGCCCAGGAGATCGACGCTGACCGGCACATCAAGGAGTACCAGGACCAGATCCGCCGCAAGATCCTGGAGATGTACGGCTTTGACCGCGTGCCCGAGGAGATCGAGCACTACATCGCTGCGGCCTCAGCGGAGCCGGCCATGGAGGAGAGCGCTATCTTCGACCAGGTGGTGGACATCGTCGTGGCCGGTCAGTACGACTACTTCATCTACGACCTGGTCCCGCTGGGCCACGCCCTTTACTACCTGAGCATGGCCAGCGTCTACGACGAGTGGATCGAACGCATCACCCGGCTGCGCCAGGAGATGCAGCAGTATGCGGAGATGGCTGCCCGCTTCAAGGGGGAGCAGTTGCAGGAGGACCTGATCCTTCAGGAGTTGCAGGACATCCGGCAGCGCATCACCACCAGCAGCCGCATCCTCACCGACCAGGCCAGAACGGCGTTCTTCTTCGTCATCATCCCCGAGGAGATGGTCCTGCTGGACACGCAGAAGGCGGCGCAGCTCTTCTCCCGCTTCCAGGTCCCCATCAGCGGGTACATCGTCAACCGCGTCCTGCCCGAGGCCCTGGCCAAGGAGCAGATTCCCGACTATCTGCAGCACCGGCTCCAAATGCAGCAGGGCTACCTGCACAAGATCAGCGACCTCTTTGGCGGGCAGGTGCTGGCCTGGATTCCTGAGTTCGAGCGGGACGTCACCGGGCTGGAGATGATCGCGCGCATGGCCGAGGCCATGTTTGGGGGAGACGGGGGTGAGCCTGCAGACCGCTAG
- a CDS encoding ArsA family ATPase, which translates to MSLQTASATWEDLVEEPLSAVIEARPTLKYLFFGGKGGVGKTVLAGAAALGLARRGRRVLLVSTNPVHSLSGLLDQDVFGRVTPVRGGEGLCALEIDTRETIERSKREIKEKIDWFLKYAEIRTRADAFVESATMNPAFEESAMFESMIDVIFRGEYEVYVFDTAPTANARRLLGMSAVYSMWVQKMVQSREEARSLRRLLSYSKQEEADPLLDYLLHFRDRIAAAKRLLTDTGLTAFFFVTLPEALPIAVVRRFISWFQDFGIPIGGVIVNGVIDRAMVPDTAPPFVLNRIAAQETYREEIRRTFPGMVRAVIPLFETEVRGVPMLERVARVLFAPGAGP; encoded by the coding sequence GTGAGCCTGCAGACCGCTAGCGCCACCTGGGAGGACCTGGTGGAGGAACCGCTCTCTGCCGTCATCGAGGCCCGCCCCACCCTGAAGTACCTCTTCTTTGGCGGCAAGGGCGGGGTGGGCAAGACGGTGCTGGCCGGAGCGGCGGCCCTGGGACTGGCCCGGCGGGGGCGGCGCGTCCTGCTGGTCTCCACCAACCCGGTACACAGCCTCAGCGGGCTGCTGGACCAGGACGTCTTCGGCCGGGTCACCCCGGTGCGGGGAGGGGAGGGGTTGTGCGCACTGGAGATCGACACCCGGGAGACCATCGAGCGGTCCAAGCGGGAGATCAAGGAGAAGATCGACTGGTTCCTCAAGTACGCCGAGATCCGCACCCGGGCCGACGCCTTCGTGGAGTCCGCCACCATGAACCCGGCCTTCGAGGAATCGGCCATGTTTGAGAGCATGATTGACGTGATCTTCCGCGGCGAGTACGAGGTCTACGTCTTTGACACCGCCCCCACGGCCAACGCCCGCAGGCTGCTGGGGATGTCCGCCGTCTACTCCATGTGGGTGCAGAAGATGGTGCAGAGCCGGGAAGAGGCCCGTTCCCTGCGGCGGCTCCTCTCGTACAGCAAGCAGGAGGAGGCCGACCCGCTGCTGGACTACCTGCTGCACTTCCGCGACCGCATCGCTGCCGCCAAGCGGCTGCTCACCGACACAGGTCTGACAGCCTTCTTCTTCGTCACCCTGCCCGAGGCACTGCCCATCGCCGTGGTGCGCCGCTTCATCTCCTGGTTCCAGGACTTCGGTATCCCCATCGGCGGCGTCATCGTCAACGGCGTGATCGACCGGGCCATGGTCCCCGACACCGCTCCCCCCTTCGTCCTCAACCGCATCGCCGCCCAGGAGACCTACCGGGAGGAGATCAGGCGGACCTTCCCCGGCATGGTCCGCGCCGTCATCCCCCTCTTCGAGACCGAGGTGCGCGGCGTGCCCATGCTGGAGCGGGTGGCCCGCGTGCTCTTCGCCCCGGGTGCGGGCCCATGA
- a CDS encoding cytochrome ubiquinol oxidase subunit I gives MHYPWWHVPFLTAPMLIAIVAVLHVLVAHYAVGGGLFLAAETTYAYRSHNLRYLDYLRQHAWFFILLTVVYGAITGAGIWWTIGLASPLATESLIHIFVFGWAMEYVFFVLEIVSAFIFYYFWGRLPTRTHQTTGWIYAVSAWISLVLITGITGFMLNPGAWPQRQSFWVGFFNPQFLPQVAARTGGAFLLAALYVYLHAAFKVKDPALLRLIEQRSARPALLGSILVILGGAGWYLFLPASARAALAAASVLNVLMVWLFAITVAVFAMLYLGPYRHPGWLSPGFALLFLGLGLAAVTTGEYVREAVRKPFIIYNLVLGNQILPAQMPRLRAAGILQEGVWPRAFVATHYPHLLRQGRVDQKGLLGLPQADQVLLGEVLFMHACNDCHTSSSGFSALRNLMRGWTPEMVRTVTEHPERVHFFMPPWTGTKAESRLLEQYLRTLVLPSPVELPEPMGGRR, from the coding sequence ATGCACTACCCCTGGTGGCACGTCCCCTTCCTCACGGCGCCGATGCTCATCGCCATTGTCGCGGTCCTCCACGTCCTGGTGGCGCACTACGCCGTGGGCGGGGGGCTCTTCCTGGCCGCGGAGACCACCTACGCCTACCGCAGCCACAACCTCCGCTACCTGGACTACCTGCGGCAGCACGCCTGGTTCTTCATCCTGCTGACCGTGGTCTACGGGGCCATCACCGGAGCGGGCATCTGGTGGACCATCGGCCTGGCCTCCCCCCTGGCCACGGAGAGCCTGATCCACATCTTCGTCTTCGGCTGGGCCATGGAGTACGTCTTCTTCGTCCTGGAGATTGTCTCGGCGTTCATTTTCTACTACTTCTGGGGGCGGCTGCCGACCCGGACGCACCAGACAACAGGCTGGATCTACGCCGTCTCGGCCTGGATCAGCCTGGTACTGATCACCGGCATCACCGGCTTCATGCTCAACCCGGGCGCCTGGCCGCAACGGCAGAGCTTCTGGGTGGGGTTCTTCAACCCGCAGTTCCTCCCTCAAGTCGCCGCCCGCACGGGCGGCGCCTTCCTCCTGGCGGCGCTCTACGTCTACCTGCACGCGGCCTTCAAGGTCAAAGACCCTGCACTGCTGCGCCTGATCGAGCAGCGCTCCGCCCGGCCGGCGCTGCTGGGCAGCATCCTGGTCATTTTGGGCGGGGCGGGCTGGTACCTCTTCCTGCCGGCCTCGGCGCGCGCGGCGCTGGCCGCGGCCAGCGTCCTCAACGTCCTGATGGTGTGGCTCTTCGCCATCACCGTGGCGGTCTTCGCCATGCTCTACCTGGGCCCGTACCGCCACCCCGGCTGGCTCTCTCCCGGGTTCGCCCTCCTCTTCCTCGGCCTGGGTCTGGCCGCGGTGACCACGGGCGAGTACGTCCGCGAGGCGGTGCGCAAGCCGTTCATTATCTACAACCTGGTCCTGGGCAACCAGATCCTTCCCGCCCAGATGCCCCGGCTGCGGGCGGCGGGCATCCTGCAGGAGGGGGTCTGGCCCCGCGCCTTCGTGGCCACCCACTACCCGCACCTGCTGCGCCAGGGTCGGGTGGACCAGAAAGGACTGCTGGGGTTGCCCCAGGCTGACCAGGTACTGCTGGGAGAGGTCCTCTTCATGCACGCCTGCAACGACTGCCACACCTCCAGCTCCGGCTTCTCCGCGCTGCGCAACCTGATGCGCGGGTGGACCCCGGAGATGGTGCGGACTGTCACCGAGCATCCGGAGCGGGTGCACTTCTTCATGCCGCCATGGACCGGCACAAAGGCCGAATCCCGCCTGCTGGAGCAGTACCTGCGGACGCTGGTGCTGCCCTCCCCTGTGGAACTGCCTGAGCCGATGGGAGGCCGGCGGTGA
- the tsaA gene encoding tRNA (N6-threonylcarbamoyladenosine(37)-N6)-methyltransferase TrmO, with translation MDGGQGQEHPAPGTSLIVYRPIGYVENAFDQPVAPEVLLAATSRIVLDPALVEGLAGIEPGQRLMVVFHFHRAGGYKLQQHPRGDPGRPRQGVFTLRSPHRPNPIGVTVVEVLAVQGHILTVRGLDAINGTPVLDLKAE, from the coding sequence GTGGATGGTGGGCAGGGCCAGGAGCATCCTGCGCCCGGTACCTCACTGATCGTCTACCGACCGATCGGGTATGTGGAGAACGCCTTTGACCAGCCCGTGGCCCCGGAAGTCCTCCTGGCCGCCACATCCCGCATCGTCCTCGACCCGGCGCTGGTCGAAGGGCTGGCGGGTATCGAGCCAGGGCAGCGGCTCATGGTCGTCTTCCACTTCCACCGCGCGGGCGGATACAAGCTGCAGCAGCACCCGCGGGGGGACCCCGGCCGGCCGCGCCAAGGTGTCTTCACCCTGCGCAGCCCCCACCGTCCCAACCCCATCGGCGTGACGGTGGTTGAGGTGCTGGCTGTCCAGGGCCACATCCTCACCGTGCGCGGGCTGGACGCCATCAACGGCACCCCCGTACTGGACCTGAAGGCCGAGTAG
- a CDS encoding adenosine-specific kinase, with protein sequence MELSSVKIQKPDEVNLILGQAHFIKTVEDLHEALVGAVPGLKFGLAFCESSGPALVRWSGTDPELVELARQNAFALGAGHCFLIFLRDAFPINVLNAVKQIPEVCGIYCATANPVEVLLAETEQGRGILGVIDGLRSRGIEGESEIADRKALLRRFGYKF encoded by the coding sequence GTGGAGCTGAGCAGCGTCAAGATCCAGAAGCCTGACGAGGTGAACCTGATTCTGGGGCAGGCCCACTTCATCAAGACAGTCGAGGACCTGCACGAGGCGCTGGTGGGTGCCGTGCCCGGGTTGAAGTTCGGACTGGCCTTCTGCGAGTCCTCAGGACCGGCACTGGTGCGCTGGAGCGGGACCGACCCGGAGCTGGTGGAGCTGGCCAGGCAGAACGCCTTCGCCCTGGGCGCAGGCCACTGCTTCCTCATCTTCCTGCGGGACGCCTTCCCCATCAACGTGCTGAACGCGGTCAAGCAGATCCCGGAGGTCTGCGGCATCTACTGCGCCACCGCCAACCCGGTGGAAGTCCTCCTGGCGGAGACGGAGCAGGGACGGGGCATCCTGGGGGTGATCGACGGGCTCCGCTCCCGGGGAATCGAAGGCGAATCGGAGATCGCCGACCGCAAGGCGCTGCTGCGGCGGTTCGGCTACAAGTTCTAG
- a CDS encoding AAA family ATPase codes for MKLAVSGKGGVGKTTVSALLASELAARGFRVTAIDADPNPTLAALLGFPLPPPVSLLDLRAEIEERVGPPGGLIRLNPRVDDLVERVAATFGGVQLIVAGAISRGGAGCACPQNVLLRRLLDHVVLERNEAVVVDLEAGLEHLGRRSAQAADALLVVVDASRASLETAARIRRLAGEIGIPRTFAVANKVRGPEEESWIASGLQDSELVATIPYSEALARAERAGERAAAADAAVAAAAARLVDALQTRCERRVNV; via the coding sequence ATGAAGCTGGCGGTCTCCGGCAAGGGCGGCGTCGGCAAGACGACGGTGTCCGCCCTCCTGGCCTCTGAGCTGGCGGCGCGGGGGTTCCGCGTTACGGCCATCGATGCCGATCCCAACCCCACCCTGGCCGCCCTGCTGGGGTTCCCCCTCCCGCCTCCTGTCTCGCTGCTGGACCTGCGGGCCGAAATCGAGGAGCGCGTGGGCCCCCCGGGGGGCCTGATCCGCCTCAACCCCCGCGTGGACGACCTGGTGGAGCGCGTCGCTGCCACCTTTGGTGGAGTGCAGCTCATCGTGGCCGGAGCCATTAGCCGTGGCGGGGCCGGGTGCGCCTGCCCGCAGAACGTCCTGCTGCGCCGTCTGCTGGACCACGTGGTCCTGGAGCGCAACGAGGCAGTGGTCGTCGACCTGGAGGCCGGCCTGGAGCACCTGGGCAGGCGCAGCGCCCAGGCCGCCGACGCCCTGCTGGTGGTAGTGGACGCCAGCCGGGCCAGCCTGGAGACGGCGGCCCGCATCAGACGCCTGGCCGGGGAGATCGGCATCCCCCGCACCTTCGCCGTGGCCAACAAGGTCCGCGGGCCGGAGGAGGAGAGCTGGATTGCCTCCGGCCTGCAGGACAGCGAGCTCGTCGCCACCATCCCCTACAGCGAGGCCCTGGCCCGGGCGGAGCGGGCGGGGGAGCGGGCCGCCGCAGCCGACGCTGCTGTGGCCGCGGCGGCAGCACGGCTGGTGGACGCCCTGCAGACGCGATGCGAACGGAGGGTGAACGTATGA
- the cooS gene encoding anaerobic carbon-monoxide dehydrogenase catalytic subunit, with protein sequence MTYEGQRSVRTDPASLEIRERARAQRIPTIWDRYAALGSQCRVGELGICCTICHLGPCNLGLPGSKRPQVGVCGAGIDTVAARRLARDMAAGSAAHSDHGRGVAHLLLLAARGEAPGYGVRDERKLRALATELGVAQDGRPVNEVAQEVALACLAQFGRQEGPVAFARRAPARQQEIWQRLGIIPRGIDREIVEVMHRTNMGVDNDYRSIVLAGMRSALADGWGGSMIATDLQDVLFGTPRPLRAQMNLGVLRADQVNILVHGHEPQLAEAVADAAGDPELLAQARALGASGINVAGICCTANEILMRRGIPLAGNFLQQELALVTGAVEAFLVDVQCIMPGLVDVASCFHTELIATSRQARFPGMVHIELSEDRAPEVARQIVARAVANYARRDPGRVVIPDHKMDVVAGFTTESITHILGGRYRGGWRPLNDGIIAGRIRGVVGVVGCDSPKQVQDQGHLDLVYELLARDVLVVQTGCSAIACGKAGLLQPEAAFRHAGRGLREICEATGIPPVLHTGSCVDNSRILTACMEMVKEGGIGRSFDELPVAAAAPGWWSEKAIAIGFYAVASGIFTVLGSPFNILGSEALTHFVTEELEGLVGGKFAFEPDPAKAAQLIVAHLDRKRQALKLRPMMYEAVPVGA encoded by the coding sequence ATGACCTACGAAGGGCAGCGGTCCGTGCGCACCGACCCGGCCAGCCTCGAGATCCGTGAACGTGCCAGAGCCCAACGCATTCCCACCATCTGGGACCGCTATGCCGCCCTGGGCTCCCAGTGCAGGGTGGGTGAGCTGGGGATCTGCTGCACCATCTGCCACCTGGGGCCGTGCAACCTGGGCCTGCCCGGGAGCAAGCGGCCGCAGGTGGGGGTATGCGGCGCCGGCATCGACACCGTGGCCGCGCGCCGCCTGGCGCGGGACATGGCCGCGGGGTCGGCCGCCCACTCCGATCACGGCCGGGGCGTGGCCCACCTGCTGCTGCTGGCAGCCCGGGGTGAAGCCCCCGGCTACGGGGTCAGGGACGAGCGCAAGCTGCGCGCCCTGGCGACGGAGCTGGGTGTGGCCCAGGACGGCCGCCCGGTCAACGAGGTGGCACAGGAGGTGGCCCTAGCCTGCCTGGCTCAGTTCGGCCGGCAGGAGGGGCCGGTGGCCTTCGCCCGCCGCGCCCCAGCCCGGCAGCAGGAGATCTGGCAGCGCCTGGGCATCATCCCCCGGGGAATCGACCGGGAGATCGTAGAGGTGATGCATCGCACCAACATGGGGGTGGACAACGACTACCGCAGCATCGTCCTGGCGGGGATGCGCAGCGCCCTGGCCGACGGCTGGGGAGGTTCGATGATCGCCACTGACCTGCAGGACGTGCTCTTCGGCACCCCCCGGCCACTGCGCGCCCAGATGAACCTGGGCGTGCTGCGGGCCGATCAGGTGAACATCCTGGTCCACGGGCACGAGCCGCAACTGGCCGAGGCTGTAGCCGATGCCGCCGGGGACCCGGAGCTGCTGGCCCAGGCCAGGGCGCTGGGAGCCAGCGGGATAAACGTAGCGGGCATCTGCTGCACCGCTAATGAGATCCTTATGCGCCGCGGGATCCCCCTGGCCGGCAACTTTCTGCAGCAGGAGCTGGCCCTGGTAACCGGCGCCGTGGAGGCCTTCCTGGTGGACGTGCAGTGCATCATGCCCGGGCTGGTGGATGTGGCCTCCTGCTTCCACACCGAGCTCATCGCCACCTCACGCCAGGCGCGCTTCCCCGGCATGGTACACATCGAGCTCTCCGAGGACCGTGCGCCGGAGGTGGCCCGCCAGATCGTGGCCCGCGCCGTGGCCAACTACGCCCGCCGTGATCCCGGCCGCGTGGTCATCCCCGACCACAAGATGGACGTGGTGGCCGGCTTCACCACCGAGTCCATCACCCACATCCTGGGTGGACGCTACCGCGGGGGCTGGCGTCCCTTGAATGACGGCATCATCGCCGGCCGCATCCGCGGCGTGGTGGGCGTGGTGGGGTGCGACTCCCCCAAGCAGGTGCAGGACCAGGGGCACCTGGACCTGGTCTACGAGCTGCTGGCGCGCGACGTCCTGGTGGTGCAGACCGGCTGCTCGGCCATTGCCTGCGGTAAAGCGGGGCTGCTGCAGCCTGAGGCGGCCTTCCGTCATGCCGGGAGGGGGCTGCGGGAGATCTGCGAGGCCACCGGCATCCCCCCGGTCCTGCACACCGGGTCATGCGTGGATAACAGCCGCATCCTCACCGCCTGCATGGAGATGGTGAAGGAGGGCGGCATCGGCCGCTCCTTCGACGAGCTCCCGGTGGCCGCGGCCGCGCCGGGGTGGTGGTCGGAGAAGGCCATCGCCATCGGGTTCTACGCCGTAGCTTCGGGGATCTTCACCGTCCTGGGCTCCCCCTTCAACATCCTGGGCAGCGAGGCCCTCACCCACTTCGTCACCGAGGAGCTGGAGGGGCTGGTGGGCGGGAAATTCGCCTTCGAGCCCGACCCGGCAAAGGCGGCGCAGCTCATCGTGGCCCACCTGGACCGCAAGCGCCAGGCCCTGAAGCTGCGGCCGATGATGTACGAGGCTGTTCCCGTGGGGGCCTAG
- the acsB gene encoding acetyl-CoA decarbonylase/synthase complex subunit alpha/beta, protein MSRIIATAAIKGAHGYVEEAEHRLAAAMEAHGGGMRLEFPNTAFYLPLIYALTGIKVRTLEQAREPLRIARSLLPSVPTDRLWLPYLGDALDAGVATLIAQEIIEAIRYATEGPPGGIWLGFTDDAILRTQGIKLVDGRMPGFAACVGAMPTVEAAVRLARELQERNILVFLSSHTNGASMAEQLAEAGVEMSWDTYLVPYGKETSATVHALNFAARAAMTFGGITPGDLLKAREILLYNKARVHAFVLALGEVDEEKYATAAGAINFGFPVIADTPIPQILPSGICTYEHVVSNVPHDQLVPRAIEVRGLKLKITRVPIPVPYSAAFEGERVRKEQLHVEFGRQLAPAFEYLRGREMSEVEDGRIEVIGPDIDTAQVGGAMPLGILVEVAGRKLQKDFEPILERQIHRFINGAMGVMHIGQRDIPWIRISQDTFKAGFRLRHFGDILYAKYHEEYPALVDKVQVTIYSEPEAILRILEEARAVWDERDARVAGMTDETVDVFYSCTLCQSYAPNHVCIITPERLGLCGAYNWLDGKASYEINPAGPNQPVEKGACLDPVLGMYESINQFVYAKSNKTVEQVSLYSMIQFPMTSCGCFECIMALVPEVNGVMVVNREYTGMTPVGMTFSTLAGMVGGGVQTPGFLGVGRLYLTSRKFIPADGGFPRLVWMPRELKEALRDRLLVRARELGDETLVDKIADETVATTVEELRAHLERVGHPALAMPALL, encoded by the coding sequence ATGTCACGGATCATCGCCACCGCCGCCATCAAGGGGGCGCACGGGTACGTGGAGGAGGCGGAGCACCGGCTGGCCGCCGCCATGGAGGCCCACGGGGGCGGCATGCGGCTGGAGTTCCCCAATACCGCCTTCTACCTGCCGCTCATCTACGCGCTCACCGGCATAAAGGTGAGGACCCTGGAGCAGGCGCGGGAGCCGCTGCGCATCGCCCGCTCCCTGCTGCCGTCGGTCCCCACCGACCGGCTGTGGCTCCCCTACCTGGGCGACGCCCTGGATGCGGGAGTGGCCACCCTGATCGCCCAGGAGATCATCGAGGCCATCCGGTACGCCACAGAGGGGCCGCCGGGCGGCATCTGGCTGGGATTCACCGACGACGCCATCCTGCGCACGCAGGGGATCAAGCTGGTGGACGGGCGCATGCCCGGGTTCGCCGCCTGCGTGGGGGCCATGCCCACCGTGGAGGCGGCGGTGCGCCTGGCCCGCGAGCTGCAGGAGCGCAACATTCTGGTCTTCCTCTCCAGCCACACCAACGGCGCCAGCATGGCGGAGCAGCTGGCGGAAGCCGGGGTGGAGATGAGCTGGGACACCTACCTGGTACCCTACGGCAAGGAGACCAGCGCCACCGTCCACGCCCTCAACTTTGCCGCCCGCGCGGCCATGACTTTTGGCGGCATCACCCCAGGCGACCTGCTCAAGGCGCGGGAGATCCTCCTGTACAACAAGGCTCGTGTCCACGCCTTCGTGCTAGCCCTGGGCGAGGTAGACGAGGAGAAGTACGCCACTGCGGCGGGAGCCATCAACTTTGGCTTCCCCGTCATCGCCGACACCCCCATCCCCCAGATCCTGCCCAGCGGCATCTGCACCTACGAGCACGTGGTGAGCAATGTCCCCCACGACCAGCTGGTGCCCAGGGCCATCGAGGTCCGCGGGCTGAAGCTGAAGATCACCAGGGTGCCCATCCCCGTCCCCTACAGCGCCGCCTTCGAAGGGGAGCGTGTGCGCAAGGAGCAGCTGCACGTGGAGTTCGGACGACAGCTGGCTCCGGCCTTCGAGTACCTGCGGGGGCGGGAGATGTCCGAGGTGGAGGACGGGCGCATCGAGGTCATCGGGCCGGACATCGACACCGCCCAGGTGGGCGGGGCCATGCCCCTGGGAATTCTGGTTGAAGTGGCGGGGCGCAAGTTGCAGAAGGACTTCGAACCCATCCTGGAGCGTCAGATCCACCGTTTCATCAACGGGGCCATGGGTGTCATGCACATCGGGCAGCGGGACATCCCCTGGATCCGCATCAGCCAGGACACCTTCAAGGCGGGGTTCCGCCTGCGCCACTTCGGGGACATCCTCTACGCCAAGTACCACGAAGAGTACCCGGCGCTGGTGGACAAAGTGCAGGTGACCATCTACTCGGAGCCGGAGGCGATCCTGCGCATCCTGGAGGAGGCGCGCGCGGTGTGGGACGAGCGGGATGCCCGCGTGGCCGGCATGACCGACGAGACGGTGGACGTCTTCTACTCCTGCACCCTCTGCCAGTCCTATGCGCCCAACCACGTCTGCATCATTACCCCGGAGCGGTTGGGGCTGTGCGGCGCCTACAACTGGCTGGACGGCAAGGCCTCGTACGAGATCAACCCCGCCGGACCCAACCAGCCGGTGGAAAAGGGCGCCTGCCTCGACCCTGTCCTGGGGATGTACGAGAGCATCAACCAGTTCGTCTACGCCAAGTCCAACAAGACCGTGGAGCAGGTCAGCCTCTACTCCATGATCCAGTTCCCCATGACCTCCTGCGGCTGCTTCGAGTGCATCATGGCCCTGGTCCCCGAGGTGAACGGGGTGATGGTGGTCAACCGGGAGTACACGGGGATGACCCCGGTGGGCATGACCTTCAGCACGCTGGCGGGGATGGTTGGGGGCGGAGTGCAAACCCCCGGGTTCCTGGGGGTAGGCCGCCTCTACCTGACCAGCCGGAAGTTCATCCCCGCCGATGGCGGGTTCCCTCGCCTGGTGTGGATGCCCCGGGAATTGAAGGAGGCGCTGCGGGACCGGTTGCTGGTGCGGGCGCGGGAGCTGGGTGACGAGACGCTGGTGGACAAGATCGCCGACGAGACCGTGGCCACCACCGTGGAGGAGCTGCGGGCCCACCTGGAGCGCGTGGGGCATCCGGCGCTGGCCATGCCCGCACTGCTGTGA